The following coding sequences lie in one Saccharomyces mikatae IFO 1815 strain IFO1815 genome assembly, chromosome: 10 genomic window:
- the PRP21 gene encoding Prp21p (similar to Saccharomyces cerevisiae PRP21 (YJL203W); ancestral locus Anc_1.132) produces MEPQDPQLKEDIRTTVSYIKQHGVDFENKLLEDEKFSFIKRDDPFHEYYVKILNEATTDISNKDDVGKKDREIVKPQDFLFSQYDTGISRKDMEIIKLTARYYAKGGNILEHIASKYGKDRLSFVNSSHPLHKTFADFVAQYKQINSFNGQELKKSKRDIVDECFTRAQYLEFAEDQDQEYDKLVELCKIQFAAIPWDKFTQVAKFSIPEDTNDLPDALDLSQMRLRRVQPDITIFDNIGPAKEEERHSPDQAKPKGGISKGKKRKIRAAGETRLKKGKI; encoded by the coding sequence ATGGAACCACAAGATCCGCAGCTGAAGGAGGACATCAGAACCACGGTAAGTTACATAAAGCAACATGGTGTTGATTTTGAGAATAAACTACTAGAAGATGAGAAATTCTCATTCATTAAGAGAGATGACCCCTTTCATGAATACTATGTTAAAATCTTGAACGAAGCAACAACTGATATCAGCAATAAGGACGATGTGGGGAAAAAAGATCGGGAGATAGTGAAACCACaagattttttgttctCCCAGTATGATACTGGAATATCCCGAAAAGATATGGAAATAATCAAGCTGACAGCACGTTACTATGCCAAAGGTGGAAACATTCTTGAACACATAGCTTCAAAGTATGGTAAGGACAGATTAAGCTTTGTAAACAGTTCACATCCGTTACATAAGACTTTTGCTGATTTCGTCGCTCAATACAAGCAGATAAATTCCTTTAATGGTcaagaattaaaaaaaagcaaaagggATATCGTTGATGAGTGTTTTACTAGAGCACAGTATTTGGAATTTGCCGAAGATCAAGATCAAGAGTACGATAAACTCGTGGAATTATGTAAAATACAATTTGCGGCTATCCCATGGGATAAATTTACCCAAGTGGCAAAATTCTCTATTCCTGAGGACACAAATGATTTACCAGATGCTCTAGATTTATCGCAGATGAGGCTGCGAAGGGTACAACCTGATATTACGATATTTGACAATATTGGGCctgcaaaagaagaagaaaggcATTCACCTGACCAAGCCAAGCCAAAAGGAGGGATTTCTAAGGGTAAAAAACGTAAGATAAGAGCAGCTGGAGAGACCAGACTAAAGAAAGGCAAGATATAA
- the ECM25 gene encoding Ecm25p (similar to Saccharomyces cerevisiae ECM25 (YJL201W); ancestral locus Anc_1.133) yields the protein MIDINVNNIFFKSYSVDPNSGHAIYVFDSTYLPAPDEIGDKQVYDLLINALMDRLVMKLPQAPYSLVIFSSGFSQRKISWVYGIKMFAKLPKETKFYLQKIFIVHESFFVRSVYQVVSNAMNFNFLDSKDSQHDFPSLVHVLDLTSLSELIDITRLRISLNVYLYDYQIREHIDVPDEYYDRLTPLAIRQYRQLVFDKIFKKLQNDALLCELIFQKPGNYKKVNIFLDIIKRNNYIDLSQWDIYSLASVWLNYFIKNKAKPLIPIELIPLPIVDDLKFTSETFHKIIKFNQYQDLFMVIFPFFNRIIAHGEATRHDSRTLSKALTPALCKEKLSIMTNDRLAIGSRFIKNLLDFYPEIIKGTSPLSSVSSSSTIPVLPKPRKSSPTRYSELGCLTFPRSRSPSPQRSFTSPTYTPVTLQDTPVLKPKTLNRNVSSPLCNTKPSPPTKVLPRPQLSLTPRSNTNLTLASSSTDTLSSSTKTPSADSLPLSSSSTDLTISDTIKEMVKDEPVKDKSSVETDIFVQQFESLTLVQNAKIKIFDKELLEKKKKNETTSKTADKFSQKGYSDIKASNKVSRLAALYEERLQGLQVMNEMKRNW from the coding sequence ATGATTGATATCAACGTCAATaacatatttttcaaatcttacTCGGTTGATCCTAACTCTGGTCACGCAATCTACGTCTTTGACTCGACTTATTTGCCAGCACCTGATGAAATTGGCGATAAGCAGGTTTACGATTTACTCATCAATGCCCTCATGGATAGACTGGTGATGAAACTGCCACAGGCACCATATTCGCTggtgattttttcatctgGGTTTTCCCAACGCAAAATAAGTTGGGTTTACGGTATAAAGATGTTTGCCAAGTTGCCTAAAGAAACTAAGTTTTATTTACAAaagatttttattgttcATGAGTCATTCTTTGTTCGCTCAGTTTACCAGGTAGTTTCAAATGCCATGAATTTTAATTTTCTGGACTCAAAAGATAGTCAGCACGACTTTCCAAGTTTAGTTCATGTCTTGGATTTGACTTCTTTATCCGAGCTAATAGATATTACGCGACTCAGAATATCTTTGAACGTGTACCTGTATGATTACCAGATACGTGAACATATAGACGTCCCAGATGAATATTATGATCGATTGACGCCTCTAGCGATTAGACAATATAGACAGCTGgtatttgataaaatcttcaaaaaattgcaaAACGATGCTTTGCTGTGTGaattaatttttcagaagCCCGGAAACTATAAAAAGGTCAATATATTTTTGGACATTATCAAGAGAAACAACTACATCGACTTATCTCAATGGGACATTTATTCGTTGGCCTCCGTGTGGTTGAAttatttcatcaaaaataaagctAAGCCTTTAATCCCAATTGAATTAATTCCTTTACCAATCGTCGATGACCTGAAGTTCACAAGTGAAACATTCCacaaaattatcaaattcaatCAATATCAGGACCTTTTCATGGTTATATTCCCTTTCTTCAATAGGATCATAGCACATGGGGAAGCGACGAGACACGATTCAAGGACTTTGAGTAAAGCTTTAACTCCTGCGCTAtgtaaagaaaaactttctaTAATGACCAATGATCGTTTGGCCATTGGGTCAAGattcatcaaaaacttgTTGGACTTTTACCCTGAAATTATAAAGGGAACATCACCATTGTCATCCGTATCATCGTCTTCCACCATCCCTGTATTACCTAAGCCAAGGAAATCATCACCAACCAGATATAGTGAATTAGGCTGCTTAACCTTTCCTAGAAGTAGAAGTCCTAGCCCACAAAGGTCTTTTACATCACCAACGTACACACCTGTCACATTACAGGACACCCCAGTTTTGAAACCTAAAACATTAAATAGAAATGTTTCGTCGCCATTATGTAACACTAAACCTTCACCTCCAACTAAGGTACTTCCGCGACCACAACTGTCACTAACACCCCGCTCTAATACAAATTTGACGTTGGCTTCCTCTTCTACAGACACGTTATCCTCGTCAACCAAAACACCATCAGCTGACTCACTTCCATTGAGTAGCAGCAGTACTGACCTAACAATCTCAGACACCATTAAAGAAATGGTTAAAGATGAGCCGGTAAAGGATAAAAGCTCTGTGGAAACTGATATATTCGTACAACAGTTTGAAAGTTTAACTCTTGTTCAAAACGCGAAGATCAAGATATTCGATAAAGAATtattggaaaagaagaagaaaaatgaaactaCCTCGAAGACAGCAGATaaattttctcaaaagGGATATTCGGACATTAAAGCAAGCAACAAGGTTAGCAGGCTAGCTGCACTGTACGAGGAACGTTTACAAGGTTTACAAGTAATGAATGAAATGAAACGAAATTGGTAA
- the RCY1 gene encoding Rcy1p (similar to Saccharomyces cerevisiae RCY1 (YJL204C); ancestral locus Anc_1.131): MDNILKVPEIVTNIASFLSIADYLSFQQVNKQVYTIINGKNDSNYWSLKLTRMGLKRVYSNETKDVNLLNENDDDSPLCIFEVYKSFTSQESKRIFKKFYRCYSSYARKLYNNNLANFFPASYSDDPLKQTRILNSIKRYNFSNKNDMETFSRIDTNFNILREIFINSVLKETELNYQSNNLAAVARFMKILLTSNEESNAIEFFKSKADLPPTLTIIPSKDRLFWEEQTNESSGKAVVFNSKNLDEYFNQLRDFMNEKIKLADILFKDEFPVILQFIESFIQDVLLDILNNILLSYSEFLKANGKDCKANYECVPELYFTFIKKFDTELNNSVNAGPTFHKVVHDLLNLYLEPFVVNYMNQTTRVFESLICSQLANYDIQVQNKEREQNEKLYNSLKGQTDATSTDNTVSSNNQSTVAEISINAPDTDPKGKSISQLGHSTNISDDKLDFLSSFTKIFKFSNNENQKLKQQLQIAYNLNLISNNLQNIKSLISLDLCYKILHETSEKTDEIYKFHTIESLLPLIKLRCQEIFKILITQLNTNHVKPAFEKAITLLQKYNPNEIEQIEIKFDSLSPANTQVEPLVQFTELINIGDIILQMISIFYKNELIPKKIIDKNKDFLNDVIQLKKNFETSIDDFVAEGLNIGINKLMDEVSFVFKTMQLPDDYNPSLPSINSPIRDIKPTKCAVRVVELLSNHCFLLTGATDKGTIDVYQQEIGERFFNEIVKHLKKSFISTEGAIWLICDLNYFYDFIANKLKQKNVVPYFVGLKSIGQLYIISSKDSKELGKLISDLGKFNGIFTQEEIYEFVQRRSDWVRVRKDVEKVMYGLGIRDCCIM, from the coding sequence ATGGATAATATACTGAAAGTTCCCGAGATTGTCACTAACATTGCCTCATTTTTGTCCATCGCAGATTATTTGAGTTTTCAACAGGTAAATAAACAGGTTTATACCATTATTAACGGCAAGAATGATTCAAATTATTGGTCGCTGAAATTGACAAGGATGGGCCTTAAAAGGGTGTATTcaaatgaaacaaaagatgTTAATTTGTTGAATGAAAACGATGACGACAGTCCTCTCTGCATATTCGAAGTATACAAGTCTTTCACTTCTCAAGAATCTAAAAGAatcttcaagaaattttatcGTTGTTACAGCTCATATGCTAGAAAACTATATAACAACAATCTAGCAAATTTCTTCCCAGCTTCATATTCCGACGATCCCTTGAAGCAAACAAGAATTCTGAATTCTATTAAACGCTACAATTTTTCgaataaaaatgatatGGAAACATTTAGTAGGATCGACACTAATTTTAACATTCTTAGggaaattttcatcaactcTGTTCTAAAAGAGACTGAACTGAACTATCAGTCCAACAATTTAGCTGCGGTAGCCCGTTTTATGAAGATTTTACTAACATCCAATGAAGAGAGTAACGCTAtcgaatttttcaagtcaaAGGCTGATTTACCTCCTACTTTAACGATTATTCCTTCCAAGGACAGATTATTTTGGGAGGAGCAAACAAATGAAAGTAGTGGGAAAGCGGTGGTTTTCAATTCTAAAAATTTGGATGAGTATTTCAATCAATTAAGGGATTTTATGAACGAAAAGATCAAATTAGCGgatattttattcaaagaCGAATTTCCTGTCATATTACAATTCATCGAGTCTTTTATTCAAGATGTTCTATTAGACATTTTAAACAATATTTTATTGAGTTATAGCGAATTTTTAAAAGCAAATGGTAAGGACTGTAAAGCAAATTATGAATGTGTACCAGAACTTTACTTCACATTCATAAAAAAGTTTGATACCGAACTGAATAACTCAGTAAACGCGGGCCCAACTTTCCATAAAGTTGTTCACGATCTTTTGAACCTATACCTTGAGCCCTTTGTTGTTAACTATATGAACCAAACCACTAGAGTTTTTGAATCGCTGATCTGTTCACAATTAGCTAATTACGATATTCAAGTTCAAAACAAGGAACGAGAACAGAATGAGAAACTATACAATTCCTTGAAAGGTCAGACGGATGCTACGAGCACAGATAACACAGTCTCATCAAATAACCAGTCAACAGTAGCTGAAATTTCCATTAATGCCCCAGATACAGACccaaaaggaaaatcaaTTTCTCAATTAGGTCATTCTACTAATATTTCTGACGATAAATTAGATTTTCTTAGTTCCTTTACCAAgatcttcaaattttctaataatgaaaatcaaaaattaaAGCAACAACTGCAGATAGCTTACAACTTAAATCTAATATCCAATAATCTGCAAAATATTAAATCGTTGATAAGTCTTGATTTATGTTACAAAATTTTACACGAAACAAGCGAAAAGACGGATGAAATCTATAAATTCCATACGATTGAAAGCTTGCTACCGTTGATCAAATTGCGCTGTCAAGAGATCTTTAAAATCTTGATTACTCAATTGAATACGAATCACGTTAAACCTGCGTTTGAAAAGGCGATCACGCTACTACAGAAATACAATCCTAACGAAATAGAACAAATAGAAATAAAGTTCGACTCACTTTCTCCAGCCAATACTCAGGTTGAACCTTTAGTACAGTTTACTGAATTAATTAATATAGGCGATATCATATTACAAATgatttctattttttacaaaaacGAGCTAATTCCtaagaaaattattgataaaaacaaagattTTCTTAATGACGTTATTcagttaaaaaaaaactttgagACTTCAATCGATGATTTTGTTGCTGAAGGTTTGAATATTGGTATAAACAAACTAATGGATGAAGtttcatttgttttcaaGACTATGCAGTTGCCTGATGACTATAACCCATCGTTACCTTCTATAAACTCTCCGATAAGGGATATAAAACCAACCAAATGTGCTGTCAGGGTAGTTGAATTACTTTCCAaccattgttttcttttgactGGCGCTACTGACAAGGGCACTATTGACGTATATCAGCAAGAAATTGGTGAAAGATTCTTTAATGAAATCGTAAAACatctaaaaaaaagcttcaTATCTACGGAGGGCGCCATTTGGTTAATCTGCGATCTAAACTACttttatgattttattgcTAATAAActgaaacaaaaaaacgTTGTTCCCTACTTTGTTGGGCTTAAGTCTATCGGTCAACTATACATTATTTCGAGCAAGGACTCGAAAGAGTTAGGAAAGCTTATTTCTGATCTTGGAAAGTTCAATGGCATTTTTACGCAGGAAGAAATTTACGAGTTTGTTCAAAGGAGAAGTGATTGGGTTCGTGTACGAAAGGACGTTGAGAAGGTCATGTACGGTCTAGGAATACGTGATTGCTGCATTATGTAA
- the ACO2 gene encoding aconitate hydratase ACO2 (similar to Saccharomyces cerevisiae ACO2 (YJL200C); ancestral locus Anc_1.135), whose protein sequence is MLSSANRFYIKRHLATHANMFPSVSKQFQTKVPPYAKLLANLDKIKQITNNAPLTLAEKILYSHLCDPEESITSSDLSTIRGNKYLKLNPDRVAMQDASAQMALLQFMTTGLNQTSVPASIHCDHLIVGKDGESKDLPSSIATNQEVFDFLESCAKRYGIQFWGPGSGIIHQIVLENFSAPGLMMLGTDSHTPNAGGLGAIAIGVGGADAVDALTGTPWELKAPKIFGVKLTGKLSGWSTPKDVITKLAGLLTVRGGTGYIIEYFGEGVSTLSCTGMATICNMGAEIGATTSTFPYQEAHKRYLEATNRAEVAKAADIALNKFDFLRADKDAEYDKVIEIDLSTIEPHVNGPFTPDFSTPISQYAEKSLKENWPQKVSAGLIGSCTNSSYQDMSRVVDLVKQASKAGLKPRIPFFVTPGSEQIRATLERDGIIDIFQENGAKVLANACGPCIGQWNREDVSKTSKETNTIFTSFNRNFRARNDGNRNTMNFLTSPEIVTAMSYSGDAQFNPLTDSIKMPNGENFKFQPPKGDELPKRGFEHGRDKFYPETDPKPNSSVEIKVDPESDRLQLLEPFKPWNGKELKTNVLLKVEGKCTTDHISAAGVWLKYKGHLENISYNTLIGAQNKETGEVNKAYDLDGTEYDIPGLMIKWKSDGKPWTVVAEHNYGEGSAREHAALSPRFLGGEILLVKSFARIHETNLKKQGMLPLTFAEESDYDKISSGDVLETLNLVDMIAKDGNNGGEIDIKITKPNGDSFIIKAKHTMSKDQIDFFKAGSAINYIGNIRRSE, encoded by the coding sequence CTTCTGCTAATAGGTTTTATATTAAGAGGCATTTGGCAACACATGCCAACATGTTCCCTTCTGTTTCTAAGcaatttcaaacaaaagTGCCACCATATGCTAAACTTTTAGCGAACCTAGACAAGATTAAACAAATAACAAACAATGCTCCCTTGACCCTAGcagagaaaattttatacTCACATCTTTGTGATCCTGAAGAATCGATCACTTCTTCTGACCTATCTACCATCCGTGGTAATAAATACCTGAAACTGAACCCAGACCGTGTGGCTATGCAGGATGCTTCTGCTCAAATGGCGCTTCTACAATTCATGACTACTGGTTTGAATCAAACCTCTGTCCCAGCATCTATACATTGTGACCATTTAATTGTAGGCAAAGATGGTGAAAGCAAGGATTTGCCCTCTTCCATTGCTACCAACCAAGAAGTTTTTGACTTTTTGGAGAGTTGTGCCAAGAGATATGGTATCCAGTTTTGGGGTCCAGGCTCCGGTATCATTCACCAAAttgttttggaaaatttctCAGCCCCAGGCCTTATGATGCTTGGTACTGATTCCCACACACCTAATGCAGGCGGTCTAGGAGCCATAGCTATCGGTGTTGGTGGTGCAGATGCAGTTGACGCCTTGACAGGCACACCATGGGAGTTAAAGGctccaaaaattttcggTGTTAAGTTAACTGGAAAACTAAGCGGATGGTCCACCCCTAAGGACGTCATCACAAAGCTTGCTGGCTTGTTGACTGTCAGAGGTGGTACTGGTTATATCATCGAATATTTCGGCGAAGGCGTGTCTACTTTATCTTGTACAGGTATGGCAACCATCTGTAATATGGGTGCTGAAATTGGTGCCACAACGTCAACCTTTCCTTACCAAGAAGCTCACAAGCGTTATTTGGAAGCAACTAACAGAGCAGAGGTAGCAAAAGCAGCCGATATTGCCTTGAACAAATTCGATTTCTTAAGAGCCGACAAAGATGCTGAATATGATAAAGTTATTGAAATTGATTTATCCACAATTGAACCCCATGTCAATGGTCCATTTACACCTGACTTCTCCACACCAATATCTCAATATGCTGAAAAGagtttaaaagaaaattggcCACAAAAGGTTAGTGCCGGTTTAATCGGGTCATGCACCAATTCATCTTACCAAGACATGAGTCGTGTCGTCGATTTAGTCAAGCAAGCTTCTAAAGCTGGGTTGAAACCACGTATCCCATTCTTTGTGACTCCTGGTTCAGAACAAATCAGAGCCACTTTGGAAAGAGATGGTATCATTGACATTTTCCAAGAGAACGGTGCCAAAGTTTTGGCAAATGCTTGTGGTCCTTGTATTGGACAATGGAATAGAGAAGATGTCTCGAAAAcatcaaaagaaacaaacaCCATTTTTACATCGTTCAATAGAAACTTCAGAGCCAGAAACGATGGTAATAGAAACACAATGAATTTCTTAACTTCCCCAGAAATAGTGACTGCAATGAGTTATTCTGGAGATGCTCAATTCAATCCATTAACCGATTCAATCAAAATGCCAAACGgagaaaatttcaaattccaGCCACCAAAAGGTGATGAATTACCTAAGAGAGGATTTGAACATGGTAGGGACAAGTTTTATCCTGAAACGGACCCAAAACCAAATAGCAGCGTAGAGATTAAAGTGGACCCCGAATCTGATCGTTTGCAATTATTGGAACCATTCAAGCCTTGGAACGGGAAAGAATTAAAGACCAATGTACTTTTGAAAGTGGAAGGTAAGTGTACAACTGATCATATTTCCGCTGCAGGTGTCTGGTTGAAATATAAGGGCCATTTAGAGAACATTTCATACAATACACTAATTGGTGcacaaaataaagaaactgGTGAAGTTAATAAAGCCTATGACCTAGACGGAACTGAATATGATATTCCTGGTTTGATGATAAAATGGAAATCTGATGGTAAACCATGGACTGTGGTGGCTGAGCACAACTATGGTGAGGGCTCTGCAAGAGAGCATGCTGCGTTATCACCAAGATTCCTTGGTGGTGAAATTCTTCTGGTTAAGTCTTTTGCAAGAATTCATGAgacaaatttgaagaaacaaGGTATGCTGCCACTGACTTTTGCGGAAGAGTCTGACTATGATAAAATATCAAGTGGTGATGTTTTAGAAACGTTGAACCTAGTTGACATGATTGCCAAAGATGGTAACAACGGTGGTGAAATTGACATCAAAATTACTAAACCAAATGGTGACTCGTTCATCATCAAGGCAAAACATACCATGTCCAAAGATCAGAtcgatttcttcaaagctGGTTCAGCAATTAACTATATTGGTAATATACGAAGAAGCGAATAA